The proteins below are encoded in one region of Syntrophotalea carbinolica DSM 2380:
- a CDS encoding GNAT family N-acetyltransferase, giving the protein MTIEKIQEADKPQVMALLKQVNMHYVPSAEMPEISWENYFVVRMKGRVVGFCGYKILSDTEAKTELMAVDRDCRGLGLGLKLQTFRMKEMACRGIKILTTNCDLPKSIAWYKKHFGYEEVGRLKKVHEYSAPDIDCWTTLRVDLEKWARQSREVAADE; this is encoded by the coding sequence ATGACCATAGAAAAAATACAAGAGGCGGACAAACCGCAGGTAATGGCGTTGCTGAAACAGGTGAACATGCATTATGTGCCATCCGCGGAAATGCCTGAAATCAGCTGGGAAAATTATTTTGTGGTGCGGATGAAGGGGCGGGTCGTCGGGTTTTGCGGATACAAAATTCTTTCCGATACCGAGGCCAAAACCGAGCTGATGGCGGTGGACAGGGATTGCCGCGGATTGGGGCTGGGTTTGAAGCTGCAAACCTTTCGGATGAAGGAGATGGCCTGTCGTGGGATCAAGATCCTGACCACCAATTGCGATTTGCCGAAAAGCATTGCGTGGTATAAAAAACATTTCGGATATGAGGAAGTCGGGCGGCTGAAAAAAGTGCACGAATACAGTGCGCCGGATATCGACTGCTGGACGACCTTGCGAGTCGACTTGGAAAAGTGGGCCAGACAATCGCGGGAGGTTGCGGCGGATGAATGA
- a CDS encoding DUF1656 domain-containing protein, producing the protein MMKPLWQPAPTAPPRATEERFRMPREFALLDALVPTLFVVFILCIALQAVLNGLLNRLGVYRHVWHPPLFQVSLFVCMFAVCGLFILN; encoded by the coding sequence ATGATGAAACCGCTCTGGCAGCCAGCACCAACGGCCCCGCCCCGCGCCACCGAGGAGAGATTTCGTATGCCGCGTGAATTCGCTTTGTTAGACGCTTTGGTCCCAACGCTTTTTGTCGTGTTTATTCTGTGCATTGCCCTGCAGGCTGTTCTGAATGGGTTATTGAACCGCCTCGGTGTTTATCGCCATGTATGGCATCCACCCCTGTTTCAGGTAAGCCTTTTCGTCTGCATGTTCGCAGTCTGTGGCCTGTTTATTCTGAACTGA
- a CDS encoding FUSC family protein produces the protein MKSTIRRPRRFDLLAAVKGVAAQTGKEAAIWLFALKQTLAVLLAMWVSLRFELGQPSTAMVTVYVLMHPQSGMVLTKSAYRILGTLFGAAACLVLFALFPQQRVLFLLGLSLWVGFCTAGAALNRNFRCYGFTLAGYTAAMVGLSLVNHPMSFFAYASNRISEVAVGILCAGLVGDLIFPQHLGSTIVRSVQSRYTEFCGFVQALFTGKMSPRDVEGTHLRFIHSVLTLESLRGASLLETTQTPRGDARLRRMNRDFMAASTTLHSIDQLMKRLQKAESPAAPGLVLLAESLAEALLNDGEPARTEAEAHRSSRRIAAYNATLDERVAALHHDLGTPPDSPTTLDFVTGVELIRRLAQEIQDYTGAYAAGPEEHSPLGSEDLHFASRTDPAVAILNGIRAMLTLFLISMFWIGTSWQYGNVAVMSVAIGCSLFAPAPDPTKALTGGLIGHALGFPAAFICKFLILPHLSGFGMLCAVLVPFLLVGSWLAMSPKTANYSLAYSVMVCFMIAPSNSMQYDPMYMLNFGNALMLGLAAAAVMFAIFIPPTGSWFKHRIPKMLRRQVLKVCSAPLSGLEHRFESGTRDLLQKIAAGQSAQNSPDQNALDWMFLALETGRAVIHLRQAAQNMSQQLRLKEVDESIALIQQLFRRPTGGNHAAAITGVENAIDAIRSQQNRETAGHLLDGDLHQMTTSLHFIRIALLDDETALAASTNGPAPRHRGEISYAA, from the coding sequence ATGAAAAGCACCATTCGCAGACCGAGGCGATTTGACCTGCTGGCGGCGGTGAAAGGGGTGGCTGCCCAAACGGGTAAGGAGGCCGCCATTTGGTTGTTTGCTCTAAAACAGACCTTGGCCGTACTGCTGGCCATGTGGGTATCCCTGCGTTTCGAACTGGGGCAACCGTCAACGGCGATGGTTACCGTTTATGTCCTCATGCATCCGCAATCCGGCATGGTCCTCACCAAAAGCGCTTATCGTATCTTGGGGACCCTCTTCGGCGCAGCGGCCTGTCTGGTTCTCTTTGCCCTGTTTCCGCAGCAAAGGGTCCTTTTTTTGCTGGGCTTGTCGCTGTGGGTAGGGTTCTGTACCGCAGGTGCCGCCCTTAACCGCAATTTTCGCTGTTACGGTTTCACCCTGGCAGGTTACACCGCAGCCATGGTCGGGCTAAGCCTTGTCAATCATCCGATGTCCTTTTTCGCTTATGCAAGCAATCGCATTTCCGAGGTCGCGGTCGGGATTCTCTGTGCCGGCTTGGTCGGCGACCTGATTTTTCCGCAACATCTTGGCAGCACCATTGTGCGCAGCGTACAAAGCCGCTATACGGAATTTTGCGGCTTTGTGCAGGCTCTGTTCACAGGAAAGATGAGCCCCCGGGATGTTGAGGGCACGCATCTGCGCTTCATCCATAGCGTGCTTACCCTCGAATCCCTGCGCGGCGCCTCCCTCCTGGAAACAACGCAAACACCCCGGGGGGATGCCCGCCTGCGCCGGATGAACAGGGATTTCATGGCGGCATCGACCACCCTCCATTCGATTGACCAGCTTATGAAACGATTGCAGAAGGCCGAATCTCCAGCCGCTCCGGGACTGGTTTTGCTGGCTGAATCGTTGGCCGAGGCCCTGCTCAATGATGGTGAGCCTGCCCGTACCGAAGCGGAGGCACACCGATCCTCACGGCGTATTGCCGCCTACAATGCGACCCTGGATGAGAGGGTGGCGGCTCTGCACCATGATCTCGGCACTCCTCCGGATAGCCCAACGACTCTTGATTTTGTTACCGGCGTCGAACTGATCCGGCGTCTGGCACAGGAGATTCAAGACTACACCGGAGCCTATGCCGCCGGGCCGGAGGAACACAGCCCCCTGGGGAGTGAAGACCTGCATTTCGCTTCCCGTACCGATCCCGCGGTAGCAATCCTGAACGGTATTCGCGCCATGCTCACATTGTTTCTGATCTCGATGTTCTGGATCGGCACGTCCTGGCAGTACGGGAATGTCGCCGTGATGAGCGTAGCTATCGGGTGCTCCCTGTTCGCCCCGGCCCCCGACCCCACCAAAGCATTGACAGGAGGTCTTATCGGCCACGCATTGGGTTTCCCGGCGGCATTTATCTGTAAATTCTTGATTTTGCCACATCTGAGCGGATTCGGCATGCTGTGCGCCGTCCTGGTTCCGTTTCTGCTTGTCGGATCATGGCTGGCCATGTCACCGAAAACCGCCAATTACAGCCTCGCCTACAGTGTCATGGTATGTTTCATGATCGCACCGAGCAACAGCATGCAGTACGATCCCATGTATATGCTCAATTTCGGCAATGCGCTGATGCTCGGTTTGGCTGCTGCCGCGGTTATGTTCGCAATTTTTATACCTCCGACCGGCTCTTGGTTCAAACACCGCATTCCCAAAATGCTGCGACGGCAGGTATTGAAGGTCTGTTCCGCTCCGTTGTCCGGGCTTGAACATCGTTTCGAGAGCGGCACCCGCGACCTGTTGCAGAAAATCGCCGCCGGACAAAGTGCTCAAAACTCTCCGGATCAAAACGCCCTCGATTGGATGTTCCTGGCCTTGGAGACAGGTCGCGCCGTGATTCACCTGCGCCAGGCAGCGCAAAACATGTCACAGCAACTACGCCTCAAAGAAGTTGATGAAAGCATCGCTTTAATCCAACAACTGTTCCGGCGACCGACCGGCGGCAACCATGCCGCAGCCATTACCGGCGTTGAGAATGCCATCGATGCTATCCGCTCACAGCAGAATCGCGAAACTGCCGGGCATCTTCTGGATGGCGACCTGCACCAGATGACGACCTCCCTCCATTTTATTCGTATAGCCCTGCTTGATGATGAAACCGCTCTGGCAGCCAGCACCAACGGCCCCGCCCCGCGCCACCGAGGAGAGATTTCGTATGCCGCGTGA
- a CDS encoding 3-keto-5-aminohexanoate cleavage protein, with amino-acid sequence MNDLSGLEIPYPATPYPKLIINAAITGMIPGRKDSPYVPLSPEEIVDDAVRCLRAGASIVHLHARDENGEPTYRKDLYERMILGIREHCPAAILCVSTSGRRHNTFECRSEVLELTGKAKPDMASLTLGSLNFPEQASVNTPEMIESLAIKMRNSGIVPEVEVFDPGMVHAVKVLLRRGVLTSPLYMNILLGSLYSTPATLFDLSCMVKNLPRAVHWAAAGIGRFQLKMNTASILSGGHIRVGLEDNLYYDHARQQLATNEQLIRRIVHLSSELGREVAEPSEARAMLGLPDK; translated from the coding sequence ATGAATGACTTGTCCGGGTTGGAGATTCCCTATCCTGCGACGCCTTATCCCAAGCTGATTATCAATGCGGCGATTACCGGCATGATTCCCGGTCGCAAAGACTCCCCGTATGTGCCGCTTTCTCCGGAAGAAATCGTTGATGATGCGGTTCGTTGCCTTCGGGCCGGAGCGTCCATCGTGCATCTGCATGCCCGCGATGAAAACGGCGAACCGACCTACCGGAAAGACTTGTATGAGCGTATGATTCTCGGCATACGGGAGCATTGTCCGGCTGCGATTCTTTGCGTTTCCACCAGCGGTCGACGGCATAATACCTTTGAATGCCGCTCTGAAGTGCTTGAACTGACGGGAAAAGCCAAGCCCGATATGGCAAGTCTGACCCTGGGGTCGTTGAACTTTCCGGAACAGGCGTCTGTGAATACGCCGGAGATGATCGAATCGCTGGCGATTAAAATGCGAAACTCCGGTATCGTTCCGGAAGTGGAAGTTTTTGATCCGGGAATGGTTCACGCGGTAAAAGTTTTGTTACGGCGAGGCGTTTTAACATCCCCTCTCTATATGAATATTCTGCTCGGGTCGCTCTATTCGACGCCCGCTACCTTGTTCGATTTGAGCTGCATGGTCAAGAATCTGCCCCGTGCGGTTCATTGGGCGGCCGCTGGTATCGGACGTTTTCAGCTCAAGATGAACACCGCATCCATCCTCTCCGGGGGACACATCCGGGTTGGGTTGGAGGACAATCTGTACTACGATCATGCCCGGCAACAGCTGGCGACCAACGAACAGTTGATTCGGCGAATCGTACATCTGAGTTCCGAGCTTGGTCGGGAGGTCGCCGAACCGTCCGAGGCGCGGGCCATGCTTGGTTTGCCCGACAAATAA
- a CDS encoding efflux RND transporter periplasmic adaptor subunit: protein MQTHKLKTISSIAVTLIIFSAAILTSIALWQRYMNSPWTRDGRVRADIIKVAADVSGIVASMAVHDNQLVHKGDLLFTIDQERYRLALAQTRARLAASKATMVMRSREFERRAQLGGKVISNENRENSRAQADAAEALYEEAQAACAVAELNLQRTEVRAPVDGYITNLAIHPGDYVTAGTPKLAVVDKNSFWIYGYFEENKLRLLQREDPVEIRLMSSETPLHGHIESLARGITDRDNPTGSELLANVNPVFNWVRLAQRVPVRVRIDEVPEEVPLAAGMTCTVIVKPTLGSKRIQKL, encoded by the coding sequence ATGCAAACACATAAACTGAAAACCATATCGAGTATCGCCGTTACGCTGATCATCTTCTCAGCCGCCATACTTACCAGCATTGCCTTGTGGCAACGCTACATGAATTCACCCTGGACCCGGGATGGTCGCGTGCGGGCCGATATCATCAAGGTTGCGGCCGATGTCTCCGGCATCGTTGCCAGCATGGCGGTGCATGATAATCAGCTTGTGCATAAAGGGGACCTGCTCTTCACCATCGATCAGGAACGCTACCGTCTGGCGCTGGCCCAGACCAGGGCGCGCCTGGCGGCCAGTAAAGCGACCATGGTCATGCGCAGCCGGGAGTTCGAGCGGCGCGCACAGCTGGGGGGAAAGGTGATCTCCAATGAAAATCGGGAGAACTCACGGGCCCAGGCTGATGCCGCTGAGGCACTTTATGAAGAAGCGCAGGCGGCGTGCGCTGTGGCGGAGCTTAACCTTCAGCGTACCGAGGTGCGCGCGCCCGTAGACGGCTACATTACAAACCTTGCCATCCATCCCGGCGATTATGTCACCGCGGGCACGCCGAAACTGGCGGTGGTCGATAAAAACTCGTTCTGGATTTACGGGTACTTCGAAGAAAATAAACTGCGCCTGCTGCAGCGGGAGGATCCGGTGGAAATCAGACTTATGAGTTCCGAGACACCTCTTCATGGGCATATCGAAAGTCTCGCACGCGGTATCACCGACAGGGATAATCCCACCGGCAGCGAACTTTTGGCCAATGTCAATCCCGTCTTCAACTGGGTGCGACTGGCGCAACGGGTGCCGGTACGGGTGCGGATCGACGAGGTTCCCGAGGAGGTGCCGCTTGCGGCCGGAATGACCTGCACGGTTATTGTCAAACCGACTCTGGGGTCAAAACGCATACAAAAATTATAA